Part of the Lolium rigidum isolate FL_2022 chromosome 6, APGP_CSIRO_Lrig_0.1, whole genome shotgun sequence genome, AAAAAAATAGGAAAGTCACATGGAATTCACCACTTTTGATTAAAGATGGGGGAGGGTGCAGATGTTGAGGAGCTAGCCAGATAGGGGGCACATGAAATCACGTGAGGAAGGGTTGGGTCGAAAACCCTTGCACTTATGTATATGGGTATATAAATGTGGTGTAAAGAGTAACATGGAATATACCCTCGATAGTTGCACTTGCTTCATAAACATGACTATATGGAAGGAAGATTCTGGATTTTTAGGAAAACATCCACTTTGTGACCACTAATTCAACTTTTCCTCTCGTTATATATCCTTGGTAGTTTGTTTATGACAATTTTGAAggattattaattattatgtgatTGAAACATGATTAAAAAATGTTTGCTATCTTATATACATAAAAGTTATACTTCGTGTTATTTAATGTGCTCCACATGCCTTTACATCCATGAAGCTAGGGGGTGTTCTATAGTAGTATCCCACGATGCGTAGTACTCGCACCAAGCGTAGCCTATTTGGTTGAGCCACATGAATAGTGGTGGAGTGAATGTTCCATCCAAATACAACCTCTTCAGTAGAGTGGTGGCAGAGTTTCAAGACATATCATCGATCAAGAAGGTGAGCCAAAAGACTATTCTAGTTTTAGTTGTTTACGTGAGAGGTTCCCTTAATCTGTTTTATTAGTGAGTTCATGTTATGTGGGGGCAAGGTTGGTGTTAGAGTTGTTCCACTATCTTCTAATGACCGAGACGACAATGTGTTGGGGTGATGGTGATTGGGGAGAGTTCGAGGGTGAAGCGGGAAAAAAAATTCCCGTGGTATGTCAATTGTTATATGGGCCAGGCTAAGAGACGGGGTTGGTGACTTCGGTGAGTCTAGTAGCGATGAATATGATTTTGGCAAGAGGTAGTGGCCAGGGGTGCCGATGTTTTCTCCACGACATGTCGCTTGTACATTAGAAGTCGAAATTAACCTCAAGGGACTTTCTAAATGGCCGACCACCACTATGCTAGCACGCTATCCCATGTGCTTTGTTTATAAGAATCCACTCTTTATACTATTATTAGTGCGTGACACGTAATTTTAGTTTTTTGTTATTTTATATTCATAAAATTATACTCGCTGTTATTTCATGTGCTCTGCCAGACTTTATATCAATTAATGAGGAAGTGGAAGTTTTCTATAAAATTAATGTTGCTTTGATATAAATATTTAAAAATCTACACAGGGGAACGTTTAATGTATTGTAAATTTTGAATTCTTACAAATAATGCAGGGATTGTTACATAAAAGGGGGAAAGGGAAAACACCGAAGACATGTTTTGTCAATTAAGATTGCAAATTTTAAAtcataacattttacttagttattcaAACCATTTCACGATGTTCTTAAAAAAATATAGTCCCATACTTCTTGGAGAATATTATGCCAATACTAGGAATCAACAAAACTCAAGGAAGATTCTAACATCTAGAAGATTTTCATCTTTTTCGATGCTCATTATTTTAGTGCAAGAAACTCGATAAAGTAAATCAACATGGGTAATTAGGAAACAACATTCAATAAACTTGTAGTAGTTTTGACGATACGACAAACATTTTTCAAGGCGTGGTTGGCTTGGAGCAACCCTAACATATCCCCTAAAAGTGGTCAAACCCAAAAAATCTGACTTTTAAGGTTTTGGTCAAAAAAATCTTAAGTGGTCAAACCCTTAAGATTTTTAAAGGGTAGCAATATATAATCCATGTCCGAGAACCTTCTATGTAACGTTTTTAAGTAAAATTCCCGAGGCCCTTTAAATTGGTCATGGTGCCCTTCCGTCGTTGGACTCGCCGGACTTTCACCATAATCCGGACAACTTCGGCCGCATCAGACAAATTCACCTAGAGCTCGTATCCGTCGTGGGGCCCTGGCCATCTCCATCGCAGCCCTAGAGCCTTCCGCCATCATGGGCCTAGAGCTCTTCTATGTCACTGGCGCGGGAGGGCGCGGTGGCCCGGCCTGGAGCTCGTCTCCGTTGTTGGCGGGGACTCGGGGCAGAGGTCGGCTCTCAATCCACCTGTGGCGCGGAGCAGAGGGGTGTGAGGAAGCGGCCGACCCTCGCTCCACTTATGGCGTGGAGTAGAGGGGCCGCAAGGCGGCGGTGCATCGTCCGGGAGACGGCAACAAGTGGGCCACGTGACAACTGGAGCTAGAAGCGGCCACGAGGGGTAGGACATACGGAAAAAAGAATGTAAAGAATAAAATGAGAATATCATATTTTTATGTGACCCTTATACGCGTTCTTATGCGCGACATTAATGAGATCAAAATCTTAGCTAAGATGCAGATGTAGTTGGTCTTTTGTGTCGTGCATGTGCCGAGTTGAACTTTTCCCGCCCTTCTGGGCTGCTCGGTGAGCAGCCTAGCCTTATCAGTACGACAAGTAACCACAAGCTAGCTAGATAGTACGTGTGCTAATGGCATGCATGTGTAGAGTAGAGGTAGCCCACATTGTCTTGGGTGCATGCCGGACTGCTCCAAGTCTCATCAAGTTGACCATTTTCCACACACTTGCTCGACTACGGTTCTACTCTATACCTTGGTGACATAACTTTTATTCTTCTACCaaaaaatacatgtggtatgcatGTCTATTCTTTCACATGCATTATACTCACTAGTATATGTGTAGATTGTTATTTTCTAGCATGTTAAGAAGCTTGATATGTATGCTTTGACTCTAGGTATTGCCCATTTTTATGACTTATGGAAAGTTGACTTGCCATTTAGTAGGAATCCACTGGCTTCTAGCACAAGACCATCCCGCAACCCCAAAACGGTGTAGTATAGCATGAGAAAATGAGCGAGAAAATGCAAAGACAACAAGTTTTTGAGACCCCTTGTAACATGGGATTAAACATATATTACCGTCCATCGCACCCCACCATATGCATGGACTCGGGTGGTGCACTATGTTCAAGCTAATTCATTGTCTGACATAATCTGACACCGTGGTAATCCATGTACTTTTCCATagcatctacactacttaaaaaggaggaacatgttccttattctgcccacTCTTCCAATACGTCAAGATTTTTGGTCGTCCGTGTCGTACTCCCGTCGCGCACTTGGGCCATCCCACCCCGAGCGGAGAAACGTATGGGCCGCCAGACCCGAAAACACTCGCCCCAGATGCCATGGCCCAAAAACACTCGCCCCAGATGCCATGCCCTCTTTTTTCCCCTATTCAACCCACGCCGCCGCCCCTCATCCTGACCCCCAGCCGCCGCCCCTCGTCCCGGCCGCCCGGAGATAATCTCCCCCGCCGCTGCTCACCCCGCCGCTCGGAGacaacctcctccgccgccttcccctACAAGTAACAGTGCAGTAGAGAGCTTCACAAAACAGGGATGCTTTAGATGCATCAGGAGCAAGCAGATGGTGGGCATATTTGCCTCAGTCTGGGTGAGAAGCAATCTTAGGCCATACATTCGCCATTTGAATGTGTCATGTGTTGGATCGGGTATCATGGGCTACCTAGGGAACAAGGTACACTTTACATCCATGTGTGAGCAATAAGACATGCATATGTGCAATCTCATGAGTGTTAACCGTGTACTTTGATATTTGGATTTCAGGGTTCAGTGTCAGTTCGATTCTTGTTGCACGAGATGAGCTTTTGCATTGTTTGTTGTCACCTGGCTTCAGGTGGCAAACAAGGGGATGTACTGCTGAGGAATTTTGATGCAGCGGACATACTTGCAAGGACGAAATTCCATGGCGATGGAAATAAAAAGCTGCCAAAGAAGATCCTTGATCACGAGTAGGTTTACAGCATCACAGCTCACTGACCTTATGTGTTTCTAAGTTTTTTGCTTTTGGTAATCCT contains:
- the LOC124668673 gene encoding type IV inositol polyphosphate 5-phosphatase 9-like, translated to MVGIFASVWVRSNLRPYIRHLNVSCVGSGIMGYLGNKGSVSVRFLLHEMSFCIVCCHLASGGKQGDVLLRNFDAADILARTKFHGDGNKKLPKKILDHEYGLLGLLSHMDST